One segment of Brassica napus cultivar Da-Ae chromosome C3, Da-Ae, whole genome shotgun sequence DNA contains the following:
- the BNAC03G18280D gene encoding uncharacterized protein BNAC03G18280D isoform X4, which produces MKELKKWFSLIDATTFSKNKIPAKKLQSSLYLNKQLHKTLYGFIVFEVEWDNVRGINYLNELQTDTSLAIEAKLMRRWEFESIDQAVTNMSQWFSGSKSERSCLMEYLDTTKGEVFHDAQADFSKASPVDDDDDKLCSDYVSVENDSPCRSRSVFGVDQSTADYDENEPHTPPLTGPYKRRRVTKAISTGVEFDYMEETPKRKDNHPFGQPDGENTIEPTQYKDVLVLVRFGDRDLPFKFREVIMSDVRLLTLLEAGLPSWVLFLQSYPGFCHLYRPWMCLLARTLYVIISIITVVIGFYDLYKNVPVLKATASRLCGPLFDWVETWDMVSRIKYLGTMLFLHNVQKAVKWAMTMARAVQSFVSLLVMPLVNPLLEVLGLLLPLWNSLAETVESLVSVVWIVVDSCCSLVGEVVELVLLPIWFIVSLVWNITSAVLLPLFWIISEVLYAPFRVIVALASGLAFSFSYIFDVLGDLWRYMSSILQLASDSQAAVKTYEVSMWRTLWNDLFSHVFRAVRSILNGFVAFFAACNRHRLSIYNHMQDFIHRLHGRTLRSGSRNSKHGRSAKNHQRTVGFLTIWEMTQEGNCTLHRCQQTQHQGFRERNDRMSHSSCKSVFQRHFIKSH; this is translated from the exons ATGAAGGAGCTCAAGAAATGGTTCTCACTGATCGACGCAACAACGTTTTCAAAGAACAAAATACCTGCAAAGAAACTGCAGAGCTCCTTGTATCTAAACAAGCAGCTGCACAAGACATTGTACGGTTTCATCGTGTTTGAAGTTGAATGGGACAACGTGAGGGGTATCAATTACTTGAATGAGCTGCAG ACAGACACCTCTCTTGCTATTGAAGCTAAGTTGATGCGGAGGTGGGAGTTTGAGAGTATCGACCAAGCTGTAACGAATATGTCTCAGTGGTTCTCTGGTTCAAAATCTGAAAGATCTTGCTTGATGGAATATCTTGATACAACTAAAG GAGAGGTTTTTCATGACGCCCAAGCTGATTTCTCAAAAGCTTCTCCCGTTGATGATGACGATGACAAGCTCTGTAGCGATTATGTTTCTGTTGAAAACGACTCTCCATGTCGCTCAAGAAGTGTCTTCGGCGTTGACCAATCTACTGCAGACTACGATGAAAACGAGCCGCATACACCGCCTCTGACTGGTCCATACAAGAGAAGAAGAGTAACAAAGGCAATCAGCACCGGAGTTGAATTTGACTATATGGAGGAAACACCCAAAAGAAAAGATAACCACCCCTTCGGCCAACCTGATGGTGAGAACACCATTGAACCAACTCAGTACAAAGATGTTCTAGTTCTTGTCAGGTTCGGTGACCGTGACCTGCCCTTCAAATTCCGAGAGGTTATAATGTCCGACGTACGCTTGCTTACTCTGCTTGAAGCTGGTCTCCCTTCTTGGGTCCTGTTTCTGCAGTCTTATCCAGGCTTCTGCCATCTTTACCGACCATGGATGTGCCTTCTCGCCAGAACACTGTACGTGATCATATCAATCATCACCGTCGTGATCGGTTTTTACGATCTCTACAAAAACGTCCCCGTTCTAAAGGCCACCGCGTCTCGGCTATGTGGGCCGCTCTTTGATTGGGTCGAGACATGGGACATGGTGTCAAGGATAAAGTACTTGGGGACGATGTTGTTCCTTCACAACGTTCAGAAGGCTGTCAAGTGGGCTATGACGATGGCGCGTGCGGTGCAGTCGTTTGTGTCTTTGCTCGTGATGCCTCTAGTGAATCCTCTCTTGGAGGTTCTTGGTTTGCTCCTGCCATTGTGGAACTCGCTGGCGGAAACGGTTGAGAGCTTGGTTTCGGTGGTTTGGATAGTGGTCGATTCTTGTTGCAGTCTCGTTGGTGAAGTGGTGGAGTTGGTGCTTTTGCCCATTTGGTTTATCGTCTCACTAGTTTGGAACATCA CAAGTGCAGTTTTGCTGCCTCTATTCTGGATCATATCGGAAGTGTTATACGCACCCTTCCGTGTAATAGTTGCATTGGCCAGCGGTTTAGCGTTTTCCTTCTCGTACATATTCGATGTTCTTGGAGATTTATGGCGGTACATGAGCAGCATACTTCAGCTTGCATCAGATTCTCAAGCAGCTGTGAAGACATATGAAGTCTCCATGTGGCGCACACTTTGGAACGACCTCTTTTCTCAT GTTTTTCGTGCTGTCAGGAGTATATTGAACGGGTTTGTAGCCTTCTTTGCTGCCTGTAATAGACACCGGCTTAG TATATATAATCACATGCAAGATTTTATCCATAGACTACACGGACGAACCTTGAGATCAGGCTCTAGAAACTCAAAACATGGCAGATCTGCTAAGAACCATCAACGTACAGTGGGTTTCCTCACCATCTG GGAGATGACACAAGAAGGAAATTGCACCTTACATAGATGTCAACAGACTCAACaccaaggatttagg GAAAGGAATGACCGAATGAGTCACTCTTCTTGCAAATCTGTGTTTCAACGTCACTTTATAAAATCTCATTGA
- the LOC106385373 gene encoding uncharacterized protein LOC106385373 — protein MAQSNWEADKMLDVYIYDHLVKKKLHNTANSFMTERKVSPDHVAIDTPGGFLFERWSMFLDIYNAKTKEKLLDSAVEYELNVYIYDYLVKKKLHYTAYSFMTEVKVSMDPVAIDTPGGYLSQWWSVFWAFFVASTNEKHSESAAEAHQGGVSAAIQSSIQQTPLINMPQGQQSSSHQQDPFQSQQPSTYTPVERVAITRNMPKGPMMYGYDANQLRYEMWADMDPFGDVGALDDEDVERVFNFINWNPSEYYIEAQQDKAKEQQIQMKQPNPMNTETSQPGTTYNGEMDQGNHQGGGVSAAVLKQLKSRTQQTPLEAGEGESRKRCKCKKSKCLQLKCECFAAGVYCSTEPPCSCLYCHNIPIHNDTIWASRENIESRDPLAFTPKIIGRSSDSVQETREGDASKTPASGRHRRGCNCKKSNCSKKYCECFQGDAGCSIKCRCEDCKNTFGVKPSS, from the exons ATGGCGCAGAGTAATTGGGAAGCTGATAAGAT GCTTGACGTTTACATATATGATCATCTGGTGAAAAAGAAACTGCATAACACTGCTAACTCGTTCATGACTGAAAGGAAAGTCTCTCCGGATCACGTTG CAATTGATACTCCTGGTGGGTTTCTGTTCGAGAGGTGGTCTATGTTCTTGGACATCTACAATGCTAAGACGAAAGAGAAGCTTTTAGACTCTGCTGTAGAGTATGAGCTTAACGTttacatatatgattatctgGTGAAGAAGAAACTGCATTACACTGCTTACTCGTTCATGACTGAAGTGAAAGTCTCTATGGATCCTGTTG CAATTGATACTCCTGGTGGGTATCTTTCTCAGTGGTGGTCTGTGTTCTGGGCCTTCTTCGTTGCTAGTACGAATGAGAAGCATTCGGAGTCTGCTGCAGAG GCGCATCAAGGAGGTGTTTCGGCAGCAATTCAGTCAAGCATTCAGCAGACCCCT CTTATCAACATGCCGCAAGGACAGCAATCTTCTTCTCACCAACAAGATCCTTTTCAATCACAGCAG CCGTCAACGTATACCCCTGTCGAAAGAGTAGCTATAACTCGTAACATGCCAAAAGGGCCAATGATGTATGGTTATGATGCAAACCAACTG CGTTATGAGATGTGGGCTGACATGGACCCGTTTGGAGATGTGGGAGCCCTAGATGATGAAGATGTAGAGAGAGTGTTTAACTTCATAAACTGGAACCCTTCTGAGTATTATATAGAG GCGCAACAAGATAAAGCGAAGGAGCAGCAAATTCAAATGAAGCAACCGAATCCAATGAACACTGAGACATCCCAACCAGGAACAACCTATAATGG TGAGATGGATCAAGGGAATCATCAAGGAGGAGGTGTATCGGCAGCAGTACTGAAGCAACTTAAGTCACGAACTCAGCAGACCCCT TTGGAAGCTGGAGAAGGAGAGTCACGTAAGCGATGCAAATGCAAAAAGTCCAAGTGTTTGCAACT TAAGTGTGAATGCTTTGCTGCTGGAGTCTATTGTTCTACAGAGCCACCATGCTCATGTTTATATTGCCACAACATACCTATTCATAACGATACCATCTGGGCTAGTCGCGAAAACATCGAGTCTCGGGACCCACTTGCATTTACTCCTAAAATCATCGGTAGAAGCTCAGATTCAGTTCAAGAAACCAGG GAGGGCGATGCTAGCAAAACTCCAGCTTCTGGCCGCCATAGACGTGGCTGCAACTGCAAGAAATCAAACTGTTCGAAGAAATACTGTGAATGCTTTCag GGCGATGCGGGCTGTTCCATAAAATGTAGATGTGAAGATTGTAAGAACACATTCGGCGTTAAACCTTCTTCTTAG
- the BNAC03G18280D gene encoding uncharacterized protein BNAC03G18280D isoform X3 — MRNGEETKCVFPLTSLQIGDLQSYLSDLSIFMANKSKKIYILVDNRPWLNPGTRSAHFWQLMVTKSRLSPFANTKGREGKKKQKQEDEKKPKEACSQANNKKMKELKKWFSLIDATTFSKNKIPAKKLQSSLYLNKQLHKTLYGFIVFEVEWDNVRGINYLNELQTDTSLAIEAKLMRRWEFESIDQAVTNMSQWFSGSKSERSCLMEYLDTTKGEVFHDAQADFSKASPVDDDDDKLCSDYVSVENDSPCRSRSVFGVDQSTADYDENEPHTPPLTGPYKRRRVTKAISTGVEFDYMEETPKRKDNHPFGQPDGENTIEPTQYKDVLVLVRFGDRDLPFKFREVIMSDVRLLTLLEAGLPSWVLFLQSYPGFCHLYRPWMCLLARTLYVIISIITVVIGFYDLYKNVPVLKATASRLCGPLFDWVETWDMVSRIKYLGTMLFLHNVQKAVKWAMTMARAVQSFVSLLVMPLVNPLLEVLGLLLPLWNSLAETVESLVSVVWIVVDSCCSLVGEVVELVLLPIWFIVSLVWNITSAVLLPLFWIISEVLYAPFRVIVALASGLAFSFSYIFDVLGDLWRYMSSILQLASDSQAAVKTYEVSMWRTLWNDLFSHVFRAVRSILNGFVAFFAACNRHRLSIYNHMQDFIHRLHGRTLRSGSRNSKHGRSAKNHQRR; from the exons ATGAGGAATGGTGAAGAAACAAAATGTGTTTTCCCCTTGACGAGTCTCCAGATCGG AGACTTGCAGTCATATCTTTCTGATCTCAGTATTTTCATGGCCAATAAAAGCAAGAAGATTTACATACTGGTGGACAACCGGCCTTGGTTGAATCCCGGCACCCGATCTGCCCACTTCTGGCAACTTATGGTTACAAAG TCCAGACTCTCCCCTTTTGCAAACACGAAAGGTCGAGAAGGGAAGAAAAAGCAGAAGCAGGAGGATGAGAAGAAGCCTAAAGAGGCGTGCTCCCAGGCCAACAATAAGAAAATGAAGGAGCTCAAGAAATGGTTCTCACTGATCGACGCAACAACGTTTTCAAAGAACAAAATACCTGCAAAGAAACTGCAGAGCTCCTTGTATCTAAACAAGCAGCTGCACAAGACATTGTACGGTTTCATCGTGTTTGAAGTTGAATGGGACAACGTGAGGGGTATCAATTACTTGAATGAGCTGCAG ACAGACACCTCTCTTGCTATTGAAGCTAAGTTGATGCGGAGGTGGGAGTTTGAGAGTATCGACCAAGCTGTAACGAATATGTCTCAGTGGTTCTCTGGTTCAAAATCTGAAAGATCTTGCTTGATGGAATATCTTGATACAACTAAAG GAGAGGTTTTTCATGACGCCCAAGCTGATTTCTCAAAAGCTTCTCCCGTTGATGATGACGATGACAAGCTCTGTAGCGATTATGTTTCTGTTGAAAACGACTCTCCATGTCGCTCAAGAAGTGTCTTCGGCGTTGACCAATCTACTGCAGACTACGATGAAAACGAGCCGCATACACCGCCTCTGACTGGTCCATACAAGAGAAGAAGAGTAACAAAGGCAATCAGCACCGGAGTTGAATTTGACTATATGGAGGAAACACCCAAAAGAAAAGATAACCACCCCTTCGGCCAACCTGATGGTGAGAACACCATTGAACCAACTCAGTACAAAGATGTTCTAGTTCTTGTCAGGTTCGGTGACCGTGACCTGCCCTTCAAATTCCGAGAGGTTATAATGTCCGACGTACGCTTGCTTACTCTGCTTGAAGCTGGTCTCCCTTCTTGGGTCCTGTTTCTGCAGTCTTATCCAGGCTTCTGCCATCTTTACCGACCATGGATGTGCCTTCTCGCCAGAACACTGTACGTGATCATATCAATCATCACCGTCGTGATCGGTTTTTACGATCTCTACAAAAACGTCCCCGTTCTAAAGGCCACCGCGTCTCGGCTATGTGGGCCGCTCTTTGATTGGGTCGAGACATGGGACATGGTGTCAAGGATAAAGTACTTGGGGACGATGTTGTTCCTTCACAACGTTCAGAAGGCTGTCAAGTGGGCTATGACGATGGCGCGTGCGGTGCAGTCGTTTGTGTCTTTGCTCGTGATGCCTCTAGTGAATCCTCTCTTGGAGGTTCTTGGTTTGCTCCTGCCATTGTGGAACTCGCTGGCGGAAACGGTTGAGAGCTTGGTTTCGGTGGTTTGGATAGTGGTCGATTCTTGTTGCAGTCTCGTTGGTGAAGTGGTGGAGTTGGTGCTTTTGCCCATTTGGTTTATCGTCTCACTAGTTTGGAACATCA CAAGTGCAGTTTTGCTGCCTCTATTCTGGATCATATCGGAAGTGTTATACGCACCCTTCCGTGTAATAGTTGCATTGGCCAGCGGTTTAGCGTTTTCCTTCTCGTACATATTCGATGTTCTTGGAGATTTATGGCGGTACATGAGCAGCATACTTCAGCTTGCATCAGATTCTCAAGCAGCTGTGAAGACATATGAAGTCTCCATGTGGCGCACACTTTGGAACGACCTCTTTTCTCAT GTTTTTCGTGCTGTCAGGAGTATATTGAACGGGTTTGTAGCCTTCTTTGCTGCCTGTAATAGACACCGGCTTAG TATATATAATCACATGCAAGATTTTATCCATAGACTACACGGACGAACCTTGAGATCAGGCTCTAGAAACTCAAAACATGGCAGATCTGCTAAGAACCATCAAC GGAGATGA
- the BNAC03G18280D gene encoding uncharacterized protein BNAC03G18280D isoform X1 — translation MRNGEETKCVFPLTSLQIGDLQSYLSDLSIFMANKSKKIYILVDNRPWLNPGTRSAHFWQLMVTKSRLSPFANTKGREGKKKQKQEDEKKPKEACSQANNKKMKELKKWFSLIDATTFSKNKIPAKKLQSSLYLNKQLHKTLYGFIVFEVEWDNVRGINYLNELQTDTSLAIEAKLMRRWEFESIDQAVTNMSQWFSGSKSERSCLMEYLDTTKGEVFHDAQADFSKASPVDDDDDKLCSDYVSVENDSPCRSRSVFGVDQSTADYDENEPHTPPLTGPYKRRRVTKAISTGVEFDYMEETPKRKDNHPFGQPDGENTIEPTQYKDVLVLVRFGDRDLPFKFREVIMSDVRLLTLLEAGLPSWVLFLQSYPGFCHLYRPWMCLLARTLYVIISIITVVIGFYDLYKNVPVLKATASRLCGPLFDWVETWDMVSRIKYLGTMLFLHNVQKAVKWAMTMARAVQSFVSLLVMPLVNPLLEVLGLLLPLWNSLAETVESLVSVVWIVVDSCCSLVGEVVELVLLPIWFIVSLVWNITSAVLLPLFWIISEVLYAPFRVIVALASGLAFSFSYIFDVLGDLWRYMSSILQLASDSQAAVKTYEVSMWRTLWNDLFSHVFRAVRSILNGFVAFFAACNRHRLSIYNHMQDFIHRLHGRTLRSGSRNSKHGRSAKNHQRTVGFLTIWEMTQEGNCTLHRCQQTQHQGFRERNDRMSHSSCKSVFQRHFIKSH, via the exons ATGAGGAATGGTGAAGAAACAAAATGTGTTTTCCCCTTGACGAGTCTCCAGATCGG AGACTTGCAGTCATATCTTTCTGATCTCAGTATTTTCATGGCCAATAAAAGCAAGAAGATTTACATACTGGTGGACAACCGGCCTTGGTTGAATCCCGGCACCCGATCTGCCCACTTCTGGCAACTTATGGTTACAAAG TCCAGACTCTCCCCTTTTGCAAACACGAAAGGTCGAGAAGGGAAGAAAAAGCAGAAGCAGGAGGATGAGAAGAAGCCTAAAGAGGCGTGCTCCCAGGCCAACAATAAGAAAATGAAGGAGCTCAAGAAATGGTTCTCACTGATCGACGCAACAACGTTTTCAAAGAACAAAATACCTGCAAAGAAACTGCAGAGCTCCTTGTATCTAAACAAGCAGCTGCACAAGACATTGTACGGTTTCATCGTGTTTGAAGTTGAATGGGACAACGTGAGGGGTATCAATTACTTGAATGAGCTGCAG ACAGACACCTCTCTTGCTATTGAAGCTAAGTTGATGCGGAGGTGGGAGTTTGAGAGTATCGACCAAGCTGTAACGAATATGTCTCAGTGGTTCTCTGGTTCAAAATCTGAAAGATCTTGCTTGATGGAATATCTTGATACAACTAAAG GAGAGGTTTTTCATGACGCCCAAGCTGATTTCTCAAAAGCTTCTCCCGTTGATGATGACGATGACAAGCTCTGTAGCGATTATGTTTCTGTTGAAAACGACTCTCCATGTCGCTCAAGAAGTGTCTTCGGCGTTGACCAATCTACTGCAGACTACGATGAAAACGAGCCGCATACACCGCCTCTGACTGGTCCATACAAGAGAAGAAGAGTAACAAAGGCAATCAGCACCGGAGTTGAATTTGACTATATGGAGGAAACACCCAAAAGAAAAGATAACCACCCCTTCGGCCAACCTGATGGTGAGAACACCATTGAACCAACTCAGTACAAAGATGTTCTAGTTCTTGTCAGGTTCGGTGACCGTGACCTGCCCTTCAAATTCCGAGAGGTTATAATGTCCGACGTACGCTTGCTTACTCTGCTTGAAGCTGGTCTCCCTTCTTGGGTCCTGTTTCTGCAGTCTTATCCAGGCTTCTGCCATCTTTACCGACCATGGATGTGCCTTCTCGCCAGAACACTGTACGTGATCATATCAATCATCACCGTCGTGATCGGTTTTTACGATCTCTACAAAAACGTCCCCGTTCTAAAGGCCACCGCGTCTCGGCTATGTGGGCCGCTCTTTGATTGGGTCGAGACATGGGACATGGTGTCAAGGATAAAGTACTTGGGGACGATGTTGTTCCTTCACAACGTTCAGAAGGCTGTCAAGTGGGCTATGACGATGGCGCGTGCGGTGCAGTCGTTTGTGTCTTTGCTCGTGATGCCTCTAGTGAATCCTCTCTTGGAGGTTCTTGGTTTGCTCCTGCCATTGTGGAACTCGCTGGCGGAAACGGTTGAGAGCTTGGTTTCGGTGGTTTGGATAGTGGTCGATTCTTGTTGCAGTCTCGTTGGTGAAGTGGTGGAGTTGGTGCTTTTGCCCATTTGGTTTATCGTCTCACTAGTTTGGAACATCA CAAGTGCAGTTTTGCTGCCTCTATTCTGGATCATATCGGAAGTGTTATACGCACCCTTCCGTGTAATAGTTGCATTGGCCAGCGGTTTAGCGTTTTCCTTCTCGTACATATTCGATGTTCTTGGAGATTTATGGCGGTACATGAGCAGCATACTTCAGCTTGCATCAGATTCTCAAGCAGCTGTGAAGACATATGAAGTCTCCATGTGGCGCACACTTTGGAACGACCTCTTTTCTCAT GTTTTTCGTGCTGTCAGGAGTATATTGAACGGGTTTGTAGCCTTCTTTGCTGCCTGTAATAGACACCGGCTTAG TATATATAATCACATGCAAGATTTTATCCATAGACTACACGGACGAACCTTGAGATCAGGCTCTAGAAACTCAAAACATGGCAGATCTGCTAAGAACCATCAACGTACAGTGGGTTTCCTCACCATCTG GGAGATGACACAAGAAGGAAATTGCACCTTACATAGATGTCAACAGACTCAACaccaaggatttagg GAAAGGAATGACCGAATGAGTCACTCTTCTTGCAAATCTGTGTTTCAACGTCACTTTATAAAATCTCATTGA
- the BNAC03G18280D gene encoding uncharacterized protein BNAC03G18280D isoform X2, with the protein MRNGEETKCVFPLTSLQIGDLQSYLSDLSIFMANKSKKIYILVDNRPWLNPGTRSAHFWQLMVTKSRLSPFANTKGREGKKKQKQEDEKKPKEACSQANNKKMKELKKWFSLIDATTFSKNKIPAKKLQSSLYLNKQLHKTLYGFIVFEVEWDNVRGINYLNELQTDTSLAIEAKLMRRWEFESIDQAVTNMSQWFSGSKSERSCLMEYLDTTKGEVFHDAQADFSKASPVDDDDDKLCSDYVSVENDSPCRSRSVFGVDQSTADYDENEPHTPPLTGPYKRRRVTKAISTGVEFDYMEETPKRKDNHPFGQPDGENTIEPTQYKDVLVLVRFGDRDLPFKFREVIMSDVRLLTLLEAGLPSWVLFLQSYPGFCHLYRPWMCLLARTLYVIISIITVVIGFYDLYKNVPVLKATASRLCGPLFDWVETWDMVSRIKYLGTMLFLHNVQKAVKWAMTMARAVQSFVSLLVMPLVNPLLEVLGLLLPLWNSLAETVESLVSVVWIVVDSCCSLVGEVVELVLLPIWFIVSLVWNITSAVLLPLFWIISEVLYAPFRVIVALASGLAFSFSYIFDVLGDLWRYMSSILQLASDSQAAVKTYEVSMWRTLWNDLFSHVFRAVRSILNGFVAFFAACNRHRLSIYNHMQDFIHRLHGRTLRSGSRNSKHGRSAKNHQRTGDDTRRKLHLT; encoded by the exons ATGAGGAATGGTGAAGAAACAAAATGTGTTTTCCCCTTGACGAGTCTCCAGATCGG AGACTTGCAGTCATATCTTTCTGATCTCAGTATTTTCATGGCCAATAAAAGCAAGAAGATTTACATACTGGTGGACAACCGGCCTTGGTTGAATCCCGGCACCCGATCTGCCCACTTCTGGCAACTTATGGTTACAAAG TCCAGACTCTCCCCTTTTGCAAACACGAAAGGTCGAGAAGGGAAGAAAAAGCAGAAGCAGGAGGATGAGAAGAAGCCTAAAGAGGCGTGCTCCCAGGCCAACAATAAGAAAATGAAGGAGCTCAAGAAATGGTTCTCACTGATCGACGCAACAACGTTTTCAAAGAACAAAATACCTGCAAAGAAACTGCAGAGCTCCTTGTATCTAAACAAGCAGCTGCACAAGACATTGTACGGTTTCATCGTGTTTGAAGTTGAATGGGACAACGTGAGGGGTATCAATTACTTGAATGAGCTGCAG ACAGACACCTCTCTTGCTATTGAAGCTAAGTTGATGCGGAGGTGGGAGTTTGAGAGTATCGACCAAGCTGTAACGAATATGTCTCAGTGGTTCTCTGGTTCAAAATCTGAAAGATCTTGCTTGATGGAATATCTTGATACAACTAAAG GAGAGGTTTTTCATGACGCCCAAGCTGATTTCTCAAAAGCTTCTCCCGTTGATGATGACGATGACAAGCTCTGTAGCGATTATGTTTCTGTTGAAAACGACTCTCCATGTCGCTCAAGAAGTGTCTTCGGCGTTGACCAATCTACTGCAGACTACGATGAAAACGAGCCGCATACACCGCCTCTGACTGGTCCATACAAGAGAAGAAGAGTAACAAAGGCAATCAGCACCGGAGTTGAATTTGACTATATGGAGGAAACACCCAAAAGAAAAGATAACCACCCCTTCGGCCAACCTGATGGTGAGAACACCATTGAACCAACTCAGTACAAAGATGTTCTAGTTCTTGTCAGGTTCGGTGACCGTGACCTGCCCTTCAAATTCCGAGAGGTTATAATGTCCGACGTACGCTTGCTTACTCTGCTTGAAGCTGGTCTCCCTTCTTGGGTCCTGTTTCTGCAGTCTTATCCAGGCTTCTGCCATCTTTACCGACCATGGATGTGCCTTCTCGCCAGAACACTGTACGTGATCATATCAATCATCACCGTCGTGATCGGTTTTTACGATCTCTACAAAAACGTCCCCGTTCTAAAGGCCACCGCGTCTCGGCTATGTGGGCCGCTCTTTGATTGGGTCGAGACATGGGACATGGTGTCAAGGATAAAGTACTTGGGGACGATGTTGTTCCTTCACAACGTTCAGAAGGCTGTCAAGTGGGCTATGACGATGGCGCGTGCGGTGCAGTCGTTTGTGTCTTTGCTCGTGATGCCTCTAGTGAATCCTCTCTTGGAGGTTCTTGGTTTGCTCCTGCCATTGTGGAACTCGCTGGCGGAAACGGTTGAGAGCTTGGTTTCGGTGGTTTGGATAGTGGTCGATTCTTGTTGCAGTCTCGTTGGTGAAGTGGTGGAGTTGGTGCTTTTGCCCATTTGGTTTATCGTCTCACTAGTTTGGAACATCA CAAGTGCAGTTTTGCTGCCTCTATTCTGGATCATATCGGAAGTGTTATACGCACCCTTCCGTGTAATAGTTGCATTGGCCAGCGGTTTAGCGTTTTCCTTCTCGTACATATTCGATGTTCTTGGAGATTTATGGCGGTACATGAGCAGCATACTTCAGCTTGCATCAGATTCTCAAGCAGCTGTGAAGACATATGAAGTCTCCATGTGGCGCACACTTTGGAACGACCTCTTTTCTCAT GTTTTTCGTGCTGTCAGGAGTATATTGAACGGGTTTGTAGCCTTCTTTGCTGCCTGTAATAGACACCGGCTTAG TATATATAATCACATGCAAGATTTTATCCATAGACTACACGGACGAACCTTGAGATCAGGCTCTAGAAACTCAAAACATGGCAGATCTGCTAAGAACCATCAACGTACA GGAGATGACACAAGAAGGAAATTGCACCTTACATAG
- the LOC106388006 gene encoding AUGMIN subunit 2-like, producing MSMGSDSTWVGKKPIRRIGGFSDALSIASDLGYAVAPPPSQEELQSLASSNGEKGDDLIRVLRELSAVQRKIADFQVELQGRKDDKNVAHLTHVSEMQKKIETLSRITQILKDVIQNKDRIIARLQQPYSLDCIPVEAEYQKQFSELLMKAASDYGALTASVSDFQWSQNFKEPPSVWGEMLRPIPVALASCTRFFEAMTAMRESFATLQDLRVGNSAASLPTTPGSSETPHRDSDCVTPPQGRTDLSFDDLAVQATRRQIPDQNEAEGEEDGNGNENAQLDRRLSWPPSVKKSGV from the exons ATGTCGATGGGAAGCGACTCGACGTGGGTGGGGAAGAAACCGATCAGGCGCATCGGCGGATTCTCTGATGCTCTCTCCATCGCCTCCGATCTCGGTTACGCCGTCGCTCCTCCTCCCTCGCAG GAAGAATTACAAAGCTTGGCGTCTTCAAATGGCGAAAAGGGTGATGATTTGATAAGGGTGTTGCGAGAGTTATCTGCTGTGCAAAGGAAAATTGCTGATTTTCAGGTGGAGCTTCAAGGGAGGAAG GATGATAAGAATGTGGCACATTTGACTCATGTGAGTGAAATGCAAAAGAAGATCGAGACACTATCAAGGATTACTCAAATATTGAAAGATGTTATACAAAATAAG GATCGCATCATTGCTCGTCTCCAACAGCCTTATTCACTAGATTGTATTCCAGTTGAAGCAGAATATCAG AAACAATTTTCAGAGTTGCTAATGAAAGCCGCCAGTGATTATGGCGCCTTAACAGCATCAGTGTCTGATTTTCAGTGGAGCCAAAACTTTAAAGAACCTCCTTCAGTCTGGGGG GAAATGCTGCGTCCGATACCAGTGGCACTAGCGTCATGCACGAGATTCTTCGAGGCCATGACTGCGATGAGAGAATCATTCGCGACTCTTCAAGACCTTCGAGTTGGTAACTCTGCAGCTTCTTTACCAACAACACCAGGAAGTAGCGAAACGCCACATAGAGACTCAGATTGCGTGACTCCACCTCAAGGGAGAACAGATTTAAGCTTCGACGACTTAGCTGTTCAGGCCACAAGGAGACAAATCCCTGATCAAAATGAAGCTGAAGGCGAAGAAGATGGTAATGGCAATGAGAATGCTCAACTTGACCGGAGACTATCATGGCCTCCTTCGGTTAAGAAGAGTGGTGTTTAA